A window of the Lactuca sativa cultivar Salinas chromosome 5, Lsat_Salinas_v11, whole genome shotgun sequence genome harbors these coding sequences:
- the LOC111910366 gene encoding ribosome biogenesis protein WDR12 homolog yields MDIDGDVEDVSRRVQVRFVTKLKPPFKAPTTTIALPSTLTRKGLSSVVNSLLQSGNDDWKHEPFDFLIDGELVRMSLEDFLLAKGISAEKTLEIEYIKAVAPRKEEDPSLHDDWVNAVDGSNQFILTGCYDGLGRIWKGPGNCTHILEGHNGVITSVGVVNSKDNENDTNKVVATGSKDRTVKLWKFDPEPLSENLKISSFRTLVGHTASVQSLASQPNGNLICSGSWDCRINVWQTESNEADIVSVKKRKKGNKQEESQSEGEAVATLVGHTQCVSSVVWPGYGM; encoded by the exons ATGGATATCGATGGAGATGTTGAAGATGTTTCAAGAAGAGTACAGGTGCGATTCGTTACGAAGCTTAAACCGCCATTCAAAGCTCCGACGACAACCATTGCCCTCCCTTCTACCCTCACAAGGAAGGGTCTTTCGTCCGTGGTTAATAGCCTTCTTCAATCAG GAAACGATGATTGGAAACATGAACCATTTGATTTCTTGATTGATGGTGAGCTAGTGAGGATGTCACTTGAAGACTTTCTTCTCGCCAAAGGAATCTCAGCG gaaaaaaccctagaaattgaatACATAAAAGCTGTAGCTCCACGCAAGGAAGAAGATCCTTCATTACATGATGATTGGGTCAATGCAGTTGATGGATCAAATCA GTTCATTTTGACAGGTTGCTACGATGGATTAGGAAG gaTATGGAAAGGTCCAGGAAATTGTACACATATTTTAGAAGGTCATAATGGTGTAATAACATCAGTTGGTGTTGTGAATTCAAAAG ATAATGAAAACGACACCAATAAGGTTGTTGCAACTGGATCAAAAGACAGAACTGTGAAACTCTGGAAG TTTGATCCAGAGCCTCTATCAGAAAACCTAAAGATTAGTTCTTTCAGAACTCTTGTTGGGCATACTGCTTCAGTTCAAAGCCTTGCATCACAACCTAATGGCAATTTG ATATGTTCAGGTTCTTGGGATTGCAGAATCAATGTGTGGCAAACAGAGTCTAATGAAGCAGATATTGTTTCAgtaaagaaaaggaaaaaagggAATAAGCAAGAAGAATCTCAATCAgag